The Magnolia sinica isolate HGM2019 chromosome 10, MsV1, whole genome shotgun sequence genome includes a window with the following:
- the LOC131257816 gene encoding nuclear transcription factor Y subunit C-3-like, translated as MDEQGHGQPPVMGVVTGVAQVQYVTAPYQATQMIGAAPPGTVAAPVGSIQSPGQSTAYAASPAQLAQHQLAYQHIQQQQQQQLQQQLQMFWNNQYQEIEQVNDFKNHSLPLARIKKIMKADEDVRMISAEAPVVFAKACEMFILELTLRSWNHTEENKRRTLQKNDIAAAITRTDIFDFLVDIVPREELKDEVLGALPRGGAGSVGGPADAIPYYYMSPQPGPQVMGKPVVDQNLYVQMWQQPQQQPGEDS; from the coding sequence ATGGATGAGCAAGGACATGGGCAGCCCCCAGTCATGGGGGTTGTTACTGGCGTGGCCCAGGTACAATATGTCACTGCTCCATATCAAGCTACCCAGATGATTGGGGCTGCTCCTCCTGGTACAGTCGCTGCACCTGTTGGATCCATTCAGTCCCCTGGCCAGTCGACTGCTTATGCTGCTTCCCCAGCCCAGCTTGCGCAACATCAGCTTGCTTATCAGCacatacagcagcagcagcaacagcagctgcAGCAGCAGCTCCAAATGTTCTGGAACAACCAGTACCAGGAGATTGAACAGGTGAATGACTTCAAAAACCACAGCCTGCCGCTGGCTAGGATCAAGAAGATCATGAAGGCTGATGAAGATGTGCGGATGATATCGGCTGAAGCTCCAGTTGTGTTTGCCAAGGCGTGCGAGATGTTCATCCTGGAACTGACACTGCGTTCATGGAATCACACAGAAGAGAACAAGAGGCGGACGCTGCAGAAGAATGACATCGCTGCTGCGATCACACGGACGGACATCTTTGACTTCCTGGTTGACATTGTGCCGAGGGAGGAGCTGAAGGATGAGGTGCTTGGGGCCCTCCCAAGGGGTGGGGCTGGTTCAGTTGGGGGTCCTGCCGATGCTATTCCTTACTACTACATGTCGCCACAGCCTGGCCCTCAGGTCATGGGCAAACCTGTTGTGGATCAAAATCTGTATGTTCAGATGTGGCAGCAGCCGCAGCAGCAGCCAGGAGAAGATTCGTGA